The proteins below come from a single Mya arenaria isolate MELC-2E11 chromosome 8, ASM2691426v1 genomic window:
- the LOC128244281 gene encoding uncharacterized protein LOC128244281 has product IEKLYVRDCHIVNITKEAFKPLNSIIRLLDISGNSNLTFKGMNKVLKGLINSASLKELYVNRIHVSYNLGIEITADDLQSLNTLQSLEALFMDLNKIEVFNVDTLYPKVMFPPSLTLLTLAGNRLTFGKYVDYLFMARNITTLDISRQFLGYDPFRFRQHDILPHISSETPPAMNLEALNLTGNMLEETFHPNNADAGVMFGNQKKIKKMTLSAIKNCGTNLLSG; this is encoded by the exons ATTGAGAAACTTTATGTGCGTGATTGTCACATTGTAAACATAACTAAAGAGGCATTTAAACCACTCAATAGCATCATCAGGTTGTTAGATATTTCAGGAAATTCAAACCTGACTTTCAAGGGCATGAATAAAGTTCTAAAAGGTCTCATCAATTCAGCATCACTAAAGGAGTTGTATGTGAATCGCATACATGTCTCTTACAACCTTGGCATAGAAATTACAGCAGATGACTTACAAAGTCTAAATACGTTACAAAGTCTGGAAGCGCTGTTTATGGATTTAAACAAAATCGAAGTATTTAACGTTGACACATTATATCCAAAGGTTATGTTTCCTCCATCGTTGACTCTTCTCACGCTGGCAGGTAACAGGCTCACATTTGGAAAATATGTTGACTACTTATTTATGGCGAGAAATATAACAACTTTAGATATATCCAGACAATTTCTTGGCTATGATCCATTTAGGTTTAGGCAACATGATATTCTACCTCACATATCAAGTGAAACGCCACCGGCAATG AATCTGGAAGCGCTTAACCTGACAGGAAATATGTTAGAAGAGACTTTTCACCCCAACAATGCAGATGCAGGTGTTATGTTTGGAAATCagaagaaaattaaaaaaatgaccttGTCAGCCATCAAA AACTGTGGCACCAACTTGCTCTCTGGATAG